Proteins encoded together in one Mus caroli chromosome 4, CAROLI_EIJ_v1.1, whole genome shotgun sequence window:
- the Angptl7 gene encoding angiopoietin-related protein 7 produces the protein MLRTTWLCAILVAFVSHPVWLQKPHKRKAQLKAAGCCEEMRELKAQVANLSSLLDELSRKQESDWVSVVMQVMELESSSKHMESRLSTAESRYSEMNNQIDIMQLQAAQTVTQTSADAIYDCSSLYQKNYRISGVYKLPPDEFLGSPELEVFCDMETSGGGWTIIQRRKSGLVSFYQDWRQYKQGFGSIRGDFWLGNEHIHRLTRQPTRLRVELEDWEGNARYAEYSYFALGNELNSYRLFLGNYSGNVGKDALLYHNNTVFSTKDKDNDNCLDKCAQLRKGGYWYNCCTDSNLNGVYYRLGEHRKHMDGISWYGWHGANYSLKRVEMKIRPEAFNP, from the exons ATGCTGAGGACGACCTGGCTATGCGCTATCCTTGTAGCTTTTGTCAGCCACCCAGTGTGGCTGCAGAAGCCTCATAAACGCAAGGCACAGCTCAAAGCAGCCGGCTGCTGTGAGGAGATGAGGGAGCTCAAAGCCCAGGTGGCCAACCTCAGCAGTCTGCTGGATGAgctgagcaggaagcaggagagcgACTGGGTCAGTGTGGTCATGCAGGTGATGGAGCTGGAGAGCAGTAGCAAGCACATGGAGTCTCGGCTCAGCACTGCCGAGAGCAGGTACTCTGAGATGAACAACCAGATCGACATCATGCAGCTGCAGGCTGCACAGACCGTCACGCAGACCTCGGCAG ATGCCATCTATGACTGTTCTTCCCTGTACCAGAAGAACTACCGAATCTCTGGAGTGTACAAGCTTCCTCCTGACGAGTTCCTGGGGAGCCCTGAGCTAGAG GTGTTCTGTGACATGGAAACTTCAGGAGGAGGCTGGACCATCATACAGAGACGTAAGAGTGGCCTTGTCTCCTTCTACCAAGACTGGAGACAGTATAAGCAAGGATTTGGCAGCATCCGAGGTGACTTCTGGCTGGGGAATGAACATATCCACCGGCTCACCAGGCAGCCAACCCGGCTTCGTGTGGAGCTGGAG GACTGGGAGGGCAATGCGCGCTACGCAGAGTATAGCTACTTTGCGTTGGGCAATGAACTGAACAGCTACCGCCTCTTCCTGGGGAACTACAGTGGCAATGTGGGGAAGGACGCCCTCCTCTACCATAACAACACCGTCTTCAGCACCAAGGACAAGGACAACGACAACTGCTTGGACAAGTGTGCACAGCTCCGAAAAG GTGGCTACTGGTACAACTGCTGCACAGACTCCAACCTCAATGGGGTGTACTACCGCCTCGGCGAGCACCGAAAGCACATGGATGGCATCAGCTGGTATGGCTGGCATGGAGCCAACTATTCCCTCAAACGTGTGGAAATGAAGATCCGCCCGGAAGCCTTCAATCCCTGA